The following are encoded together in the Bacteroidota bacterium genome:
- a CDS encoding T9SS type A sorting domain-containing protein, whose product MKRFLRSLLLTVILINSTYSTAQQPQLTDSEITAIALQRGIAEIDIPGFITHYRKYHLPHNSQIQRNPSATPTAPLTTFNLGFETGDFSGWTGYIGNNDIQSDSIWSNVQYGIFSTTNNATINSCNARHTIFDTITTDYCGNFQILPPAMGTAIARLNNNCAGYMGSGIQKSWTVTPGSSVLYISYALLLNDGGHTVLEAPYFSYQISDSITGSVLFDSLIMANQNTTPPFIQCPTDPYTSYLNWRTDTIDLTSWLNQTIIIKLEVAGCIYGAHFGIAYVNLDLPNPSAINTTSQNTLHLQPNPAINFAELTYPQVIDDDAYLILTDMSGRIINTDIMRTSAGWRINTSSLAAGIYTITVIAANEKLSTQRLLIQPH is encoded by the coding sequence ATGAAACGATTTTTACGCTCGCTTTTACTTACTGTTATTCTTATAAACAGCACTTACAGTACTGCGCAACAGCCTCAATTAACAGATAGCGAAATTACGGCAATAGCTCTGCAGCGCGGAATTGCGGAGATAGATATTCCGGGATTTATTACACATTACCGGAAGTATCACCTGCCACATAATTCTCAAATTCAACGCAATCCCTCAGCTACGCCTACGGCTCCGCTTACTACATTCAACCTTGGTTTTGAGACTGGCGATTTTAGTGGTTGGACTGGTTATATTGGTAATAACGACATACAAAGCGACTCGATATGGAGTAATGTGCAATACGGTATTTTCAGTACAACAAACAATGCAACAATTAATTCCTGCAATGCCCGACATACGATCTTTGATACAATAACTACCGACTATTGTGGCAACTTTCAGATTTTGCCACCTGCGATGGGTACTGCAATAGCACGGTTAAACAATAATTGTGCAGGCTATATGGGCAGTGGGATACAAAAATCATGGACCGTTACACCCGGTTCATCTGTATTGTACATTAGCTATGCGCTATTACTGAATGATGGCGGGCATACAGTGCTTGAAGCTCCATACTTTTCATATCAAATTAGCGACTCAATTACGGGCTCTGTCTTGTTTGATAGTTTGATAATGGCCAATCAGAATACAACTCCTCCATTTATTCAATGTCCGACTGATCCCTATACCTCTTACCTCAACTGGCGTACTGACACCATAGATTTAACTTCTTGGCTCAACCAGACTATCATCATTAAACTTGAGGTGGCCGGTTGTATTTACGGCGCGCATTTTGGAATTGCATATGTTAACCTCGATTTACCCAACCCGTCCGCAATCAATACCACATCTCAAAATACATTGCACCTGCAACCCAATCCGGCAATTAATTTCGCAGAATTAACATACCCCCAAGTTATTGATGATGATGCGTACCTCATCCTCACCGACATGAGCGGACGCATTATTAATACCGATATAATGCGAACTTCTGCGGGATGGAGAATAAATACTTCATCGTTAGCTGCGGGTATATATACGATCACTGTAATTGCCGCTAATGAAAAATTAAGCACGCAGCGATTACTTATTCAGCCGCACTAA
- a CDS encoding choice-of-anchor L domain-containing protein translates to MKQVRYNLSLLFLLLAGIIKAQLTVNSTVTTNQLLSALVGSGLTVSNITLNCPSGAYASFSNGNTTNLGLNNGIFLGTGLADSIPFPNTTSFDVGTCLNPNGNPFNDPDLIAIDPTAQNDVCILEFDILPQCDSLTIRFVFGSDEYPVFVNSINDIFGFFISGPNPAGGQYTGLNIATIPPNIPVGINTINNGNTNTGPCVNCAYYVDNSTGTTIEFNGLTTVITSSVWLVPCQSYHFKVAIADASDCFYDSGVFIDFLQCSSAFTYTLANTPDVCNTCNGTASVTVQGGVGPFTYQWLPSGGNGPTATGLCAGTYSVLITDVVSCGIPDTAIVTVQAQNSVSTTSTQTDALCNGDCNGTIAITALGTPPFTYAWTPNVSTTNSANGLCAGAYTVAVTDSSGCSSTLNFTITQPAALSVALAGTTTICNGDTSVITATPGGGTGPYTVTWDNSLPPGLTQSVWPTVTTTYNATVTDFNGCSVTQAFTVNVSPTPLVSFTASPGDCAPATVSFTNTSTGATSYLWNFGDPASGSQNTSVTQNGSHLYQTAGSYTVTLVAVSGAGCVDSFSFGPVIIFPQPVAGIISNTATVNELSPQVTFTDLSSGGTNCVFYFGDGDFTTVCNFGNITHTYPAPGTYTAMQIVTDSSGCSDTAYITIVVEQETSIYVPNAFTPNGNGNNNVFQAYGINVQQYELLVFDRWGMLLYSTKDIAQGWDGSYMGNLCQQDVYVWRINYTDSRGKKHRLIGSCTLLR, encoded by the coding sequence TGCCCTGGTGGGATCAGGCTTAACAGTAAGCAATATTACGTTGAATTGCCCCAGCGGGGCGTATGCCAGTTTTTCCAATGGAAATACCACAAACCTGGGCCTGAACAACGGAATTTTTCTGGGCACCGGACTGGCTGACAGCATTCCCTTCCCGAACACCACATCATTTGATGTCGGGACGTGTCTAAATCCCAACGGCAATCCGTTTAACGACCCCGACCTGATAGCCATTGATCCTACTGCACAAAATGATGTGTGTATTCTCGAATTCGACATTCTTCCTCAATGCGATTCGCTTACAATTCGTTTCGTATTCGGATCCGATGAATATCCGGTGTTTGTGAATTCGATCAACGATATTTTCGGCTTTTTCATCAGCGGTCCTAATCCGGCCGGCGGTCAATACACGGGATTAAACATTGCCACCATTCCGCCCAATATTCCTGTGGGTATCAATACCATTAACAATGGCAATACCAACACCGGCCCGTGTGTTAACTGTGCGTATTATGTAGATAATTCAACCGGCACAACCATTGAATTTAATGGCTTAACTACAGTCATCACGTCTTCGGTATGGCTTGTGCCCTGCCAGTCGTATCATTTCAAAGTGGCTATTGCCGATGCGTCGGACTGTTTCTATGATTCGGGGGTGTTTATTGATTTTCTTCAATGTTCATCGGCCTTTACCTACACACTGGCCAACACGCCCGATGTGTGCAATACATGTAACGGTACGGCATCGGTTACTGTGCAGGGCGGCGTAGGTCCGTTCACCTACCAATGGCTGCCCAGCGGCGGCAACGGGCCTACGGCAACCGGCTTATGTGCGGGCACCTACTCTGTACTGATTACGGATGTAGTATCGTGCGGTATCCCGGATACGGCAATAGTTACGGTGCAGGCGCAGAACAGCGTATCCACCACGTCCACCCAAACCGATGCGTTGTGCAACGGCGACTGCAACGGCACAATTGCCATTACGGCACTGGGCACACCGCCGTTTACTTATGCGTGGACACCCAATGTAAGCACCACCAACTCGGCCAACGGGCTTTGTGCAGGTGCTTATACTGTAGCCGTAACCGATTCGAGCGGATGCAGCAGTACACTGAATTTTACCATTACACAACCCGCAGCACTTAGTGTGGCGCTGGCGGGTACTACCACCATTTGCAATGGCGATACATCTGTAATAACTGCCACACCCGGAGGCGGCACCGGCCCATACACGGTTACGTGGGACAACAGCCTGCCGCCCGGTCTTACACAAAGTGTATGGCCCACTGTAACTACAACCTACAACGCCACGGTAACCGATTTTAACGGCTGCAGCGTTACACAGGCCTTCACGGTAAACGTAAGTCCTACACCGCTGGTAAGTTTTACTGCATCGCCCGGCGATTGTGCTCCGGCTACCGTTTCATTTACCAACACCAGTACCGGCGCCACCAGCTATTTATGGAACTTCGGCGACCCGGCTTCGGGGTCGCAAAACACCTCCGTTACACAAAATGGCTCACACTTATACCAAACGGCGGGGTCCTACACCGTCACACTGGTGGCTGTATCCGGCGCAGGCTGTGTGGATTCATTCAGTTTCGGACCGGTAATCATTTTCCCTCAGCCGGTAGCCGGCATTATTTCCAACACCGCTACCGTAAATGAACTTTCACCGCAAGTGACGTTTACCGATCTCTCTTCAGGCGGCACCAATTGCGTGTTCTACTTCGGCGACGGCGACTTTACCACAGTGTGCAACTTTGGTAACATTACACACACCTATCCCGCCCCGGGCACTTACACGGCCATGCAGATTGTAACGGATTCCAGCGGTTGTTCAGACACGGCTTATATTACCATTGTGGTGGAACAGGAAACATCTATTTATGTTCCAAATGCATTTACGCCTAACGGAAACGGCAACAACAATGTATTTCAGGCTTACGGCATCAATGTGCAGCAATACGAACTGCTTGTATTCGACCGCTGGGGAATGTTGCTTTACAGCACAAAAGATATTGCGCAAGGCTGGGATGGCTCGTATATGGGTAATTTATGCCAGCAGGATGTATATGTATGGCGGATAAACTATACGGATTCACGCGGGAAAAAGCACCGGCTTATTGGCAGCTGCACACTGCTTCGGTAA
- a CDS encoding NifU family protein yields the protein METPTQLPFIIYAESTPNPATMKFVANKFLLQAEGATAEYKSAADTADAPLPARLFQFPFVKGVFVTANFITVTKSDIVLWDDVILELREFIRDYLNKGGAVINNLPEQKVHTDSSFKETTTVFTEHAAPQSETEHKIVEVLEQYVRPAVESDGGLITFRSFENGTVTVQLKGACSGCPSSTVTLKSGIEALLRRMVPGVKEVVAEAM from the coding sequence ATGGAAACACCGACACAACTTCCGTTCATCATATACGCCGAAAGCACACCCAACCCGGCTACCATGAAATTCGTGGCCAATAAATTTCTCCTTCAGGCCGAAGGCGCCACCGCCGAATACAAATCAGCCGCCGACACAGCTGACGCACCTTTACCTGCCCGCCTGTTTCAGTTTCCGTTTGTAAAAGGCGTGTTTGTAACTGCCAATTTCATCACCGTTACAAAGTCTGATATCGTATTGTGGGATGATGTCATTCTCGAACTCCGCGAGTTCATCCGCGATTATCTCAACAAAGGCGGCGCAGTTATCAATAATCTCCCCGAACAAAAAGTGCATACCGACTCCTCGTTCAAAGAAACCACCACGGTATTCACCGAACATGCCGCCCCGCAATCGGAAACCGAACACAAAATTGTGGAAGTGCTCGAACAGTATGTACGTCCGGCAGTAGAATCAGATGGCGGACTCATCACCTTCCGCTCGTTTGAAAACGGCACCGTTACCGTACAGCTCAAAGGCGCTTGCAGCGGCTGTCCTTCATCTACCGTTACACTCAAATCCGGCATCGAGGCGTTGCTTCGCCGCATGGTGCCCGGCGTGAAAGAAGTTGTGGCAGAAGCCATGTAA
- the nadB gene encoding L-aspartate oxidase, with the protein MAKQTDFLIIGSGIAGLTFALKVAAHGKVLMITKANADESNTKYAQGGIAAVMYGHDSYDKHIADTLDCGDGLCDREVVEMVVRESTERVQELAAWGAQFDKKPDGGYDLAKEGGHSEHRILHHKDITGYEIERALLQQVHTHPNITILDHHFAIDIITQHHLGVEVNSRTPDITCYGAYIFDTESGLTETVLARVTLMATGGVGHVYATTTNPTIATGDGIAMVYRAKGKVEHMEFIQFHPTSLYNPGEHPSFLITEAMRGHGGILRTRDGKEFMHKYDERKSLAPRDIVARAIDNELKQRGDDCVYLDCTHLNADDLIAHFPNIYKKCLSIGIDITKQPIPVVPAAHYLCGGIKVDKAGRSSLQNLYAVGECSCTGLHGANRLASNSLLEAVVYAHTASHDAITRFKKIEFAQGIPDWDAEGTATPEEMVLITQSRKEVQTIMSSYVGIVRSDLRLQRALDRLEIIWRENEALYKRTTISQSVCELRNLINCAYIILKHARLRKESRGLHYTIDYPPVRPLLREGVL; encoded by the coding sequence GTGGCCAAACAAACCGATTTTCTTATCATCGGCTCAGGTATTGCCGGTTTGACATTTGCCCTGAAAGTGGCAGCACACGGCAAGGTACTGATGATTACCAAAGCCAATGCCGACGAGTCGAATACGAAGTATGCGCAGGGCGGAATTGCAGCCGTGATGTACGGGCACGACTCGTACGACAAGCATATTGCTGACACGCTCGACTGCGGCGACGGGCTATGCGACCGGGAAGTGGTGGAAATGGTTGTGCGCGAATCAACCGAGCGTGTGCAGGAGCTTGCCGCCTGGGGGGCGCAGTTCGATAAAAAGCCCGATGGTGGTTATGATCTCGCCAAAGAAGGCGGGCATTCGGAGCACCGCATTCTGCATCACAAAGACATTACCGGCTACGAAATTGAGCGGGCCCTGCTGCAACAGGTGCACACACATCCCAACATTACCATACTCGATCATCATTTTGCGATCGACATAATTACCCAGCACCATCTGGGTGTGGAAGTAAACAGCCGCACGCCTGATATAACCTGCTACGGCGCCTATATTTTCGATACTGAATCAGGTTTAACGGAAACCGTGCTTGCACGTGTTACGCTGATGGCTACCGGCGGTGTGGGCCACGTATATGCCACCACCACCAATCCAACCATTGCCACCGGCGACGGCATTGCCATGGTGTATCGTGCAAAAGGGAAAGTAGAGCACATGGAATTTATTCAGTTCCACCCTACTTCGCTTTACAACCCCGGCGAGCATCCTTCGTTTCTCATTACCGAAGCCATGCGCGGCCATGGCGGCATTTTGCGCACGCGCGACGGGAAAGAGTTTATGCACAAGTACGACGAGCGTAAATCACTCGCCCCGCGCGATATTGTGGCCCGTGCAATTGACAATGAACTCAAGCAGCGCGGCGACGACTGTGTGTATCTCGACTGCACACACCTGAATGCCGACGACCTGATTGCGCACTTCCCGAACATTTACAAGAAGTGCCTCAGCATTGGTATCGACATTACCAAACAGCCCATTCCGGTGGTGCCTGCGGCGCATTACCTGTGCGGTGGCATTAAAGTGGACAAAGCAGGGCGCAGCAGTTTGCAAAATCTGTATGCGGTGGGCGAATGCTCGTGTACAGGTTTGCACGGCGCAAACCGGCTGGCGTCCAACTCGCTGCTTGAAGCGGTGGTGTATGCGCACACAGCCAGCCACGATGCAATTACGCGCTTTAAAAAAATAGAATTTGCGCAGGGCATTCCCGACTGGGATGCCGAAGGTACGGCCACACCGGAAGAAATGGTGCTGATTACACAAAGCCGCAAGGAAGTGCAAACGATTATGAGCAGCTATGTAGGCATTGTTCGCTCTGATTTACGTTTGCAACGCGCGCTCGACAGGCTTGAAATAATCTGGCGCGAGAACGAAGCGCTGTACAAACGCACCACCATTTCGCAGTCCGTATGCGAGTTGCGCAACCTGATCAACTGCGCGTACATTATTCTCAAACACGCCCGCCTGCGCAAAGAAAGTCGCGGACTGCATTACACCATTGATTATCCGCCGGTGCGGCCATTGCTGCGTGAAGGTGTACTTTAA